A region from the Thauera humireducens genome encodes:
- a CDS encoding chalcone isomerase family protein, with translation MNTTRRRARLGACVAAGLALALQMMPLYAYVLPAAEEFAPAPLRVLGEGEMRWLGFKLYDVRLLVAAGASAPEADPHALAIRYARDIDGRRLVDTSIDEMRRLGERDEATLQRWRDELARALPSVRAGDTLVGLHQPGEGARFWHEGRLTAEIDDPELARAFFAIWLDARTREPELRARLLGLDGRAQ, from the coding sequence ATGAACACGACACGGCGCCGTGCGCGGCTTGGCGCCTGCGTGGCTGCGGGGCTTGCGCTGGCGCTGCAGATGATGCCGCTGTACGCCTACGTGCTGCCCGCCGCCGAAGAGTTCGCGCCCGCGCCGCTGCGCGTACTCGGAGAGGGCGAGATGCGCTGGCTGGGCTTCAAGCTCTACGACGTGCGGTTGCTGGTGGCGGCCGGGGCGAGTGCGCCCGAGGCCGATCCCCATGCGCTGGCGATCCGCTACGCGCGCGACATCGACGGCCGCCGCCTGGTGGACACGAGCATCGACGAGATGCGCCGCCTCGGCGAGCGCGACGAAGCGACGCTGCAGCGTTGGCGCGACGAACTCGCGCGCGCGCTGCCATCCGTGCGGGCGGGCGACACACTCGTTGGCTTGCACCAGCCCGGCGAAGGGGCCCGTTTCTGGCACGAAGGGCGGCTGACCGCCGAGATCGACGACCCCGAACTTGCGCGCGCCTTCTTCGCCATCTGGCTCGATGCGCGCACACGTGAGCCCGAGTTGCGCGCCCGCCTGCTCGGACTGGACGGACGCGCGCAATGA
- a CDS encoding MFS transporter — translation MNADGVRRRDLLAYGALGLPLAFAALPLYVHVPRLYAELGLPLATVGAVLLAARIVDALTDPLIGWALDRRPGRRAWVAAALPLLGFGMIGLLAPPDGAGALWLFVLLVLVSLGYSVASIAHNAWGAEVAPTSALRTRFVASREGFALFGVMLAAALPALLAAEGGEVGGLARLALVFIPLLLVFGLWTLWRAPLPASAAPARRPVLAGLGAALRVPGFSRLLAVFAVNGIAAAIPSATVLFFVADVLGATAFAGAFLVLYFAAAAASLPLWVRISQRVGKLRAWLAGMGLAVVVFGWAATIGQGDLLAYGAICVLSGVALGADLSLPPSLLADLLARDDTQGGGGSHAGACFGWWNFVTKANLALAAGLALPLLAALGYAPGATALDALAALSVVYAVVPVGLKLLAVALLWRWRHVLESASAPQLPAAARTPCGACET, via the coding sequence ATGAACGCGGATGGCGTTCGGCGGCGGGACCTGCTCGCCTATGGCGCGCTCGGACTGCCGCTCGCCTTCGCGGCCTTGCCGCTGTACGTCCATGTGCCACGGCTCTATGCCGAGCTTGGCCTGCCGCTGGCGACCGTCGGCGCCGTCCTGCTGGCCGCGCGCATCGTCGATGCCTTGACCGATCCCCTGATCGGCTGGGCGCTCGACCGTCGGCCCGGCCGCCGTGCCTGGGTGGCCGCCGCGCTGCCGCTGCTGGGCTTCGGCATGATCGGCCTGCTTGCGCCGCCGGACGGTGCGGGCGCCCTGTGGTTGTTCGTGCTGCTGGTGCTGGTCTCGCTCGGCTACTCGGTGGCGAGCATCGCTCACAATGCCTGGGGCGCGGAGGTGGCGCCGACCTCCGCGCTGCGCACGCGCTTCGTCGCCAGTCGCGAGGGTTTCGCGCTTTTCGGGGTGATGCTGGCTGCCGCCCTGCCGGCGCTGCTGGCCGCCGAGGGTGGCGAGGTGGGCGGGCTGGCGCGGCTGGCCCTGGTCTTCATCCCGCTGCTGCTGGTCTTCGGCCTGTGGACTCTGTGGCGGGCGCCACTGCCGGCAAGCGCGGCACCCGCCCGGCGCCCGGTGCTCGCCGGGCTCGGGGCGGCCTTGCGCGTGCCCGGCTTCAGCCGGCTGCTGGCGGTGTTCGCGGTCAACGGCATCGCCGCAGCCATCCCGTCGGCGACGGTGCTGTTCTTCGTTGCCGACGTGCTTGGCGCCACCGCCTTCGCCGGCGCCTTCCTGGTGCTGTATTTCGCCGCCGCAGCGGCCAGCCTGCCGCTGTGGGTCCGCATCTCGCAGCGGGTCGGCAAGTTGCGCGCGTGGCTGGCCGGCATGGGGCTGGCGGTGGTGGTGTTCGGCTGGGCGGCGACCATCGGGCAGGGTGATCTGCTCGCCTATGGCGCGATCTGCGTGCTGTCCGGCGTGGCGCTCGGCGCCGACCTGAGCCTGCCGCCGTCGCTGCTTGCCGACCTGCTGGCGCGGGACGATACGCAAGGTGGCGGGGGCTCGCACGCGGGCGCCTGCTTCGGCTGGTGGAACTTCGTGACCAAGGCCAACCTCGCGCTCGCCGCGGGCCTGGCGCTGCCGCTGCTCGCTGCCCTCGGCTACGCGCCCGGCGCGACGGCGCTCGATGCGCTGGCGGCCTTGTCGGTGGTGTACGCGGTGGTGCCGGTGGGATTGAAGCTGCTGGCCGTCGCCCTGCTGTGGCGCTGGCGCCACGTCCTCGAATCCGCGTCCGCGCCGCAGCTGCCTGCGGCTGCACGGACGCCCTGCGGAGCCTGTGAAACGTGA
- a CDS encoding DUF3833 domain-containing protein, whose protein sequence is MVALFGLWGCSSVEIDKYRSETPVLDLREYFNGTLEAHGIFQDRSGEVVKRFAVIIDASWQGEVGTLDERFTYSDGSTQRRVWTITRTGEGRYVGRADDVVGEARGESAGNALRWRYVLALPVDGKVYNVDFDDWMFLMDDRVMLNRSVMSKWGFRLGEVTLSFYKRGG, encoded by the coding sequence ATGGTGGCCCTGTTCGGGCTGTGGGGGTGCAGTTCGGTGGAGATCGACAAATACCGCAGCGAGACGCCGGTCCTGGACCTGCGCGAGTACTTCAACGGCACGCTCGAGGCGCACGGCATCTTCCAGGACCGTTCCGGCGAAGTGGTCAAGCGCTTCGCCGTGATCATCGACGCGAGCTGGCAGGGCGAGGTCGGGACGCTGGACGAGCGTTTCACCTATTCGGACGGCAGCACGCAGCGCCGGGTGTGGACGATCACCCGCACCGGCGAGGGGCGCTACGTCGGCCGTGCGGACGACGTGGTCGGCGAGGCACGCGGCGAGTCGGCCGGCAACGCGTTGCGCTGGCGTTACGTGCTGGCCTTGCCGGTCGATGGCAAGGTCTACAACGTCGACTTCGACGACTGGATGTTCCTGATGGACGACCGCGTGATGCTGAACCGTTCGGTGATGAGCAAGTGGGGCTTCCGCCTCGGCGAGGTCACCCTGTCCTT